In Dryocola sp. LX212, the genomic stretch TGCTGCTGGGGTTTTGCGTGATTGCGCTGGACGGCTTTGATATCGCCATTATGGGCTTTATCGCCCCCGTGCTGAAAGAGAGCTGGGGAGTGACAAACCACGAGCTGGGCTTTGTTATCAGCGCGGCGCTTATCGGTCTTGCCCTGGGGGCGATGCTATCCGGGCCACTGGCCGACCGGCTCGGGCGTAAGAAAATCATTATTAACAGCGTCTTTTTCTTCGGCTTCTGGACCTGTGCCACCGCCTTCTCGCAGAACATCGATCAGATGATGATCTTCCGCTTCTTGACCGGGCTGGGACTGGGCGCGGCGATGCCAAACATGGGGACACTGGTGTCGGAGTATGCGCCCGAGAAAAAACGCTCGTTTATTATTACGGTGATTTTTTGCGGCTTTACCTTTGGCGCGGCGAGCGGCGGATTTGCGGCATCGTGGATGATGCCGAACCTGGGCTGGCATTCGCTGATGGTGCTGGGCGGCGTTTTGCCACTGCTTTTCGTTCCGCTGCTGATGTGGAAACTGCCCGAGTCCGTGCGCTTTCTGGTGAGCAAGCGTGCCGAGCAGCGGCGCATCCGCCAGATCGTGGCGAAGCTTTATCCCAAAGCCGTAGACGCGGCAACAGAGTTTGTGATCCCTCCGCCGTCCGCAGTGAAGAAAGGCGCAATAGAAATCGTGGTTTCGGCAGAGTACCGTTTTGGCACCCTGATGCTGTGGCTGGCCTATTTTATGGGGCTTTTTCTGGTTTACGTGCTCGGCAGCTGGCTGCCGTCGATGGTCAAAGGCATCGGCATGACGGTGGCGCAGGCGGCGGTGATTGCCGCACTCTACCAGGCCGGCGGCACCCTCGGTTCGCTGTTTGCCGGCTGGCTGATGGATCGGATTAACCCTCACCGGGCGCTGGGGCTGATGTATGCCACCGGCGGCGGCATGACGATTGTCATCGGCCTGGCTGGAGAGAGTTTCACGCTGCTCGGCGCGCTGGCCTTTTTCTGCGGCTCCTGCCTGAACGGGGCAAACACCGGCATGAACGCGCTTTCCGCCAGCTACTACCCGACGGAAGCCCGCGCAACCGGTTCGAGCTGGATGCACGGCGTCGGGCGCATCGGCGCAATCCTTAGCGCCTTTGCCGGCGCGGAAATGATGTCGCTCAGCCTGGCGTTCCAGACGGTTTTCTTTATTCTCGCCGTCCCGGCAATAATTACCGCGCTGGCTATTTTTGCCAAGGGCAGGCGGGCGGCCGAGAGGAGCCCTTCCCCTCAGGAACCTCCCCTTACCCCGGCCCTCTCTATGGTGGAAAGGGAGTAAAAAGGGCTACACCCGCGGGTGCTTGCGGTAGAGCCACAGGCCCGGCAGCGACAGGCCGATGGACAGCGCGCCTACGATGAAAGAGGCCTTCAGGAAGTTGGTCATCAGCAGGATCATAAGGTCTTCGCTGTAGCCAAAGTGGCTCATCTTCACGGCGGAAATCATTGCCGTATAGGCGGAGATCCCCGGGAACATCGGGATCACCGCCGCGACGGTAAATACCTTCGGGTGGGCCAGATACCAGCGCGACCACTGAATGCCAATCATGCCGATCACGATTGCGGCAACGAATGAACTCCACTCGATATTTACGCCCGCCGCCATCAGCGCCATGCGCGAACCGTGGCCTACTGCCCCCAGCAGGGCACACCAGGGCAGCGCCCGTTGCGGCACGTTGAATACCAGTGCGAAGCCAGCCGCCGGAATGGCCGCCAGCGCCATGTCATGTAGCAGCGCCAGAACAAAATCAATTATGCCCATCCGCGTAGCCCCCAGATCGCCATCGCCATGATCACGCCGATACAGGTGGCAAGCGTCAGCAGGCTCGCCATTGCCCAGCGCGCAAGGCCGGTATTCACGTGTCCTTTGAACATGTCGGCTACGGCGTTAATGAGCGGAAAGCCGGGCACCAGCAGCAGCACGCTTGCCGCCATCGCAATATTAGAGGTGCTGGCAAACGGGCCTTTAGCAATTAGCAGGCCGGAGAGGGTGGTTGCCACAAAAGCCGTGATGCAGAAATTAATTTGCGGGTGCAGGTGGCGCTGGGTCAGCAGCTGGCGGACGTACATGGCCACCGTGCTGGCAATAAAAGTGACGAACGCCCCGTCCCAGCCTCCGCCGTTGAGTTTGCAGAAGCAGCCGCAGGAAATGCCGACCATCAGCACGACCAGCCAGCGCGGATAGCGTAGCGGCTTGATATGCGCGAAGCGCTTCTGCACGTCCTTATAGTCCAGCAGCTTATGCTCGGTCATGATGACAATGTGCTGCACCTCGGTGACGACGTGCATGTTGATGCCGCGATCGACATTTTTACGCGTGGTTGTCAGGCACTGGTTCTCTTTAATCGTGCTCAGGACGATGGCATTGGCTGAAATGGAGCTTTCCACGCTGTCCATGCCCAGCGCGAGGCCTAAGCGGGTAGAAAGTTCTTCTACCAGCGCGCTTTCTGCCCCGTGCTGCAATAAAAAAAGCGCGCACTGTATGCATAAACGGGTCACTTCCCGTTGAATGCTGACTTCTGTTTGCATGCCTGACCCTGGAGGAAAAGTAAGCGCGTATCGCGCAAAAAAAGGACTTTCCATTAGTAACATACCCACCCCCTCGCGCTCCGACGTGCCAGATCAAACTTTGTACGAATAAACGCCGGCGAGCGCTATTACAGTAAAATTTGAGGTCGCTCGCAGTTCTGGTTAATTTTCGAAAAGTGCAGGTTTTAGTCGTTTATCGGCCTTCTTTTTGCCCGACTGGGTGGCAAAAATGCATATGAAACATTTTAAAAACACAATAACAACAAACTACAAACATAATCGTGAGCGAGCGTACCCTATGGAAACTCAGGTGGTGATTATTGGCGCCGGGCCGTCAGGCCTGCTGCTAGGCCAGCTACTGCACCAGGCGGGCATCAGCAGTGTGATCCTCGAAAGACAATCTCCGGACTATGTACTGGGGCGCATTCGGGCGGGCATACTCGAGCAGGGTACTGTCGATCTGCTCCGCGAAGCTGGCGTGAACCAGCGTATGGATGCCGAAGGGCTGGTGCACCACGGCGTAGAATTCCTGTTCGACGGCAGGCGTATTCCTGTTCCACTCAAGGAGCTGACGGGGGGCAAAACGGTGATGGTTTATGGGCAGACCGAAGTAACTCGCGATTTAATGGCGGCACGCGAGGAGAGCCGGGGCTGTTCCATCTATGGCGTCAGTAACGTGCAGCTTTTTGAAATAAAAGGGGACTTACCTTACGTCACTTTTGAAAAGCAGGGTGAAACCTTCCGCATCGACTGCGACTACATCGCGGGGTGCGATGGTTTCCACGGCGTATCCCGACACGCTATTCCTAAAGATATCCTGCGTGAATACGAGCGGGTCTATCCCTTCGGCTGGTTAGGGCTGCTGGCGGATACCCCACCGGTAAATCACGAGCTGATATATGCCCACCATGAGCGTGGTTTTGTGTTGTGTAGTCAGCGCTCACTAACTAGAAGCCGCTACTATTTGCAGGTGCCGCTGACCGATACCGTGGAGGCCTGGCCCGACGAGCGCTTCTGGACTGAACTGAAAAGCCGTCTGCCCGCCGAGCTGGGCGAGAAGTTAGTGACTGGTCACTCACTTGAGAAAAGCATCGCCCCGCTGCGCAGTTTTGTCGTCGAGCCGATGCAGTTCGGCAGGCTGTTCCTGGTGGGGGACGCGGCACACATCGTCCCGCCAACCGGGGCGAAAGGGCTGAATCTGGCCGCTTCGGACGTGAACTATCTTTATCGCATATTGCGTAAGGTGTATCACGAAGGCCGCACCGATCTTTTAGAAACCTATTCGCCAATGGCGCTCCGGCGCGTATGGAAGGGAGAGCGGTTCAGCTGGTTTATGACTAATCTGCTGCATGACTTTGCCGGGCAGAACGATTTTGACCGCAAAATGCAGCAGGCTGACCGGGAATACTACTTAGGTTCGCAGGCGGGAATGACGACGATAGCCGAGAATTATGTTGGTCTGCCTTTTGAGGAGGTTCGCTGAGGGACCCACGGCGGCAGCCTTGCAAACCTGTTGAATGAACTACACTTATTCAGGGCGGCTCTTTCCCGCCCTGACACGATCGCGAGCGAGAGATGAGCCTGAGCCAATCTATCCCCGTCTTTAAACTGTACGGCGAAAACCTGAACTGGCCGACGCGAGATTTGCTGCACTGCGAATCTATTCACAGCCGCAGCAGCCTGTATGAATGGCATATCCGCGTGCATCAGCATGCGGATCTGGTGCAGCTCCTGTACCTGCATAAGGGCCAGGCAGAGATAGAAATTGAAGGTAGCGTGCATCACGTGGAACAGGCCTGTCTGCAGGTGGTTCCCGCGCTTTGCGTTCACGGCTTTCGTTTTTCGCCCGGCACCCAGGGATATTCGCTCTCTTTTTCTGCCCCGCTGGTGGCCCAGTTCGAACAGCAGTTTGGGCGGCCGTTGCAGGTATTATCCAGGGCGGCATGTTTACCCGTTAACGCCTCACGCGGCCAGATTAACACCCTGTTTCGTACCCTGCAGAGCGAGTACGAAGGGGACGGAGAAGCGCGGGACATGATGATTCACTCGCTGACTGGCGCGCTTCTCGTCTGGCTTAACCGCCAGAGTGCGCCTCTTCCCGCAGCCGGTGGGCGAGTCGAACGCAAGCGGGCCGTGATACGTTCTTTTAATAAACTGCTTGAGAGGCATTATCGCGAGCATCTGCCGGTATCGCATTATGCGAGCGTCATTGGGCTGTCCAGCGTCCACCTCAATAATCTCTGTCAGCAGCTCCATGGACAGAGCGCGCTGAACGTTATCAACCAGCGTTTGCTGCTGGAGGCGAAACGTAGCCTGCACTATACCAGCATGACGATAAGTCAGATTTCAGACTATCTTGGCTTCAGCGACGCGACCTATTTCTCCCGGTTTTTTCGACGCTATACGGGCACCTCGCCAAAAGCATTCCGTCGTGATGAAGAGCGAATAATTGTCCATTTTTAGTAAAAAATAAGCGCCTTTTTCTAAAACCATTATTTTATGAGCGGTTGCTAATATTTATTTTAATATTACCTTTCGGTTATTTATTATGGTAATGGCTGTATGAAATATTATTTATTCTGCAATGCCAGCCCTTCCGAAAGCACCTAATGTCATATAAGGCGTTTTTTTACTAATAAATGATGACGCAAATTCTGCTCGCCTCACCCAGGCTCACTAGTAGTACTGTAAGTCAATGACCATCATATTTTCTTTAAATGAACCGGTAACGGTTTTTTAATCTATTAAGCCGTTACCGGCAGAAGATAGTGAAAGGCGTGATTCATCGAGGACCGCATAGAGTGGTCCTCGACGGTATATTACAGGCAGACGTCCACCCACGTAGCTTCGGTCAGCTCGGCCAGACGATCTGGGGTGATACGCACCGCGCTATGGGTAGCGCCCGCGGCGGGCAGGACTTCTGCGTAATTTTTGAGTGAGACATCGCAGTACACGGTGAGGGGATTTTCAAGACCGAACGGGCAGACGCCGCCGACAGGGTGGCCCGTCCAGGTCACGACCTCGTCGCTGCTTAGCATGCGTGCTTTTGCCCCAAAGGCGGTTTTGAGCTTCTGGTTATCCAGCCTGGCATCCCCTTTGGCGACAACGAGAATCACAGCATTTTTGACTTTCAGCGACAGCGTTTTGGCTATCTGGCCCGGCTCAACCTGATGCGCGGCAGCAGCAAGTGCAACGGTGGCGGTACTTTGATTAAGCTCGATAATATCAATATCGGGGGCGTGGTCAGCAAAGAATTGCCGAACGGACTGCAGACTCATGTGTTTCTCCTGATTTAGCTGCAAATAATTTCGCATAAGGTCGGCCTTTTCGCAAATTGCTTCTCCGTCTCGCCCGGGTTTATTTTATTCAATTGTGGATCTCCTTCACAATCACTGCAACCGGTTACTGTAACCGGTTGCAGTGTGCTTCAGAGCAGGGAATACTAAATTCGTAACTCCCCCTGTACCCCATAATAAGAGCTGTCTATGAAACGTATCCTTTTATGTTGTGCCGCAGGTCAGTCTACCAGCATGGTCGTGAACAGGATGAAGCAAGCCGCTTTAGCGCAACGGATTGATGTAGAAATTAAAGCTGTCGGTATTGAAGCATTCACGGACGTGATGTCCGGTTACGATTGCTGTTTGCCTGGTCCACAAATCAACTCTCGTCTGGAGGATTTTAAAGCACAGGCAGCACCCAAACAGATCCCGGTCACGGTGATCAACCCTATGGATTACGGAATGATGCGCGGCGACAAAATTCTCGCTGACGCACTCGCGTTGACAGCCTGACAGGAGAATTGTGATGTCTTCTAACCACGCCGCCTTTAATTTGATTTTCCGCTTTGTTGAAAACTACGTGAGTCCGGTTGCCGGGCGTATTTCTTCCCAGCGTCACGTCATGGCGATTCGTGACGGATTTATCTCCGCCATGCCGTTTATGATTGTCGGCTCATTCCTGCTGGTCTTTGCTTATCCACCCTTCTCGCCAACCACCACCTGGGGCTTCGCCCGTGCCTGGCTGGATATGGCAAAACAGTTCGAGGGGCAGATCCTGACGCCGTTTGATATGACGATGGGCATCATGTCTATCTATATCTGTATGGCAATCGCCTATAACCTCGGCAAGCATTACGTGAAGTCGCACGCGCTGGATCCTTTCATGTGCGCGATGCTGTCGCTGATGGCTTTCCTGCTGGTTGCCGCCCCGAAAACCAAAGGCGCCATGCCGGTCGACAGCCTTGGCGGGACGGGGATCTTTACGGCGATTCTGGTTGCGGTGTACTGCGTGGAGCTGATGAGGTTCCTCAAGGCGCACAATATCGGGATCAAGCTGCCGGACCAGGTGCCGCCGATGATCAAAAACTCGTTTGATCTGCTGATCCCGGTGCTGGTCGTGGTGCTGACGCTTTATCCCCTGAGCCTGCTGATCCAGTCTCAGTTCGATATGCTGATCCCGCAGGCCATCATGTCCGTATTTAAGCCTCTGGTTTCCGCGGCGGATTCGCTGCCGGCGATTCTTCTGGCGGTGCTGATTGGCCACCTGCTGTGGTTTGCGGGCATCCACGGTGCGGCAATCATCTCCGGCATGCTGCAAATGTTCTGGCTGACTAACCTCGGCATGAACCAGAGCGCGCTGGCGACGGGTGCGCCGCTGCCGCATATCTTTATGGAAGCATTCTGGACCTTCTTTATTGTTATCGGCGGTTCCGGTGCCACCATGGGCCTGGTCATCTGCTACCTGCGCAGCCGCTCGGCGCATCTGCGTTCCATTGGGCGACTGAGCGTGGTGCCAAGCTTCTTTAACATCAACGAACCGGTTATTTTCGGGACGCCAATCGTCATGAACCCGGTGTTCTTCATTCCTTTCCTGCTGGCACCAATGGTGAACGCGGTGCTGGCATGGGGCGCGATGAAAATGGATCTGATTGGCCGCGTGATTTCAGTCGTGCCATGGACAGCCCCTGCGCCAATCGGCGCGGCCTGGGCGCTGGGCTGGGATTTCCGCGCGGCGATTCTGGTGGTGGTGCTGGCCGTGGTGTCCGCCATCATCTACTTCCCGTTCTTCAAGGTGTACGAGAAGCAGCTGCTGGAGCAGGAAGCCGAAGAGGCGCAGAAAGCTTCTGGCGAAGAGAGCCAGCAGGCAGCGTAAGACAGGATGTGAAAACGGCGGGGAAACCCGCCGTTTATTTTAGATGCTTTTTTGTAGGAGGGGATAAGCGTCAGCGCCATCCACCGGGAGTTGTTAGAGGCTATTTTAAGGTGCAGTCACCGCAGCCCTGAACGCCCGGCAGCTTATAGCGCTGGCAGCAGGTGCGGCGTACCAGCAAACCATCACGCGGCACCACGGTGCGGTAGAGCGGGTTATCCTGCCCGTCCGACAGCTGCTTTTCAAAGAAGCAGGCGTGGCGCAGGTCGGCCAGTGTCTCATCGTTCAGCAGGCCTTTGATCTCCCCGAGGAACCAATTGATAAGATAGCCTGTATTCGCCCAGATAAGCTTGCCGTTGATATCACCACTCGCCTCGAGTGCATCCACAACCGGCTTCACTCCTTCACTTATCAGTTTTTCCACCCGCAGGCGCAGCGGTAAGTCCGTTGCGGCGCCGTCTTCTTTTACGTCCAGCCAGAAGCTTTCCGCCCGGCCCGTTTCGTGAAATTTTACCTGGATATGCTCCGGGCTAATATTAAGCGCGCGAGGGTACGTGACCAGCGCCATCAGCAGCGGCGGAACCAGCAGCCCCAGATACCATTGCGCCCAGAGTGACTTCAGCGGCTTGCCTTCACGCGCCTGCTGCGGGTGATTGCGATAAATATGGTCCGCATAGCAGGCCATCAGCGTCGTAAGCGTGGCGGGCTGTGCCCACTGATAAAAAGTGAGGGCGTTATCCGGCGCGCCTTCGTTGAGCTTGATAAAGTCGTTGAACCAGGCACGATGGAGGGTGAAATGGTCGCGCAGATCGTCGGCAAAGGCGGGCAGCGCGCACGTAAGCGGCGTTTGCCATAGCATGTCATCAATAAATCTCTGGGACTGAAGCGCCATTGCCTGATACGACCGGGAATCTAAATGAGAATGATTGCCAATCCTAGCTTTAGCCAAAAGCGTTAGCAAGATGAATTTGTGCGTCCTGTAGAAGAAAACTCAAATTGGGATCAGGCAGCCTGCAGCGCGTTGCTGGTGAGGATAGTGTTACGACCCTGGTTCTTTGCCCGGTAGAGCGCTTTATCAGCCATGACCAGCGCGTCATCAATACCGTCGTCTACTAAAGGCGCAAGACCAATACTTACAGTGACGTTTGTGGCGACCTGTTCATTGAACAGGTGCAGGATTTTCAGATCGAATACCCGCAGGCGGATACGTTCGGCGGTTTCCAGCGCCGTATCAGCATCGCTGTTTGTCAGCAAAACCATAAATTCTTCGCCGCCGTAGCGGGTTACGACGTCCCTGGAGCGGACCGCGTCGCGAATGGCGGCGGACACGCGAATCAGCGCCTGATCCCCCATGCTGTGGCCGTAGTTATCGTTGTAGGCCTTAAAGTGGTCGATATCCAGCAGTAACACAAAGTGATTGCCGCTGCCCGCGGCCAGGATGTTCTCCAGACGATTCTGGAAGCCCCGGCGGTTATACAGGCCGGTGAGCGGGTCGATCATGCTGAGATCGGTCAGCTGCTCTTTCTCCTCCAGCAGCTTGTTCATTAACCGCTGGGTGAAGTTATCATTTCTGCGCTGAATAATATGCTGGATGGTGATGCCAACCCCCGGAAGCGCAATGGAATATAAAACCCGCAGCCAGTGCTCCCCCTGATCGAGCCAGAGGATGGTTAACGTCACCGGCAGACAGTGCAGTATGAAAGGGCGTAAATTATTGATAAACGAGATAGAACCGATAAAAAGAATGGTCAATAACGCAATAATCAAATAGGAAGCATCGGTATTGGGAATAGCGTCATTTTTAATAATGATATGCCACGCCCATAATATTCCCAGCGAAAAAGAGACCAGGTTAATATTAATTAGTCTTTGTTTATCAATTAATTGCCAGATGAGCAGCAGGCTGCTGCCGAACAACACCAGCACAGCAGGCACGGTGAACGGCTGCGTGTGGTAAATGGGGCTTGCCATACTAAAACTGGCGGAAATTGCGTTCAGTAACAGGAATAAACGTAAAGAAAGCTGATGCTTACCTTTCAGTAATGCCCGCCAGGTTTTTGCACTCATAAAATAATAGATTCTTTCGGCCAGATGTCTGTGTTAACTGTTTGCGAT encodes the following:
- a CDS encoding PTS sugar transporter subunit IIC, translating into MSSNHAAFNLIFRFVENYVSPVAGRISSQRHVMAIRDGFISAMPFMIVGSFLLVFAYPPFSPTTTWGFARAWLDMAKQFEGQILTPFDMTMGIMSIYICMAIAYNLGKHYVKSHALDPFMCAMLSLMAFLLVAAPKTKGAMPVDSLGGTGIFTAILVAVYCVELMRFLKAHNIGIKLPDQVPPMIKNSFDLLIPVLVVVLTLYPLSLLIQSQFDMLIPQAIMSVFKPLVSAADSLPAILLAVLIGHLLWFAGIHGAAIISGMLQMFWLTNLGMNQSALATGAPLPHIFMEAFWTFFIVIGGSGATMGLVICYLRSRSAHLRSIGRLSVVPSFFNINEPVIFGTPIVMNPVFFIPFLLAPMVNAVLAWGAMKMDLIGRVISVVPWTAPAPIGAAWALGWDFRAAILVVVLAVVSAIIYFPFFKVYEKQLLEQEAEEAQKASGEESQQAA
- a CDS encoding threonine/serine exporter ThrE family protein, coding for MQTEVSIQREVTRLCIQCALFLLQHGAESALVEELSTRLGLALGMDSVESSISANAIVLSTIKENQCLTTTRKNVDRGINMHVVTEVQHIVIMTEHKLLDYKDVQKRFAHIKPLRYPRWLVVLMVGISCGCFCKLNGGGWDGAFVTFIASTVAMYVRQLLTQRHLHPQINFCITAFVATTLSGLLIAKGPFASTSNIAMAASVLLLVPGFPLINAVADMFKGHVNTGLARWAMASLLTLATCIGVIMAMAIWGLRGWA
- a CDS encoding helix-turn-helix domain-containing protein — protein: MSLSQSIPVFKLYGENLNWPTRDLLHCESIHSRSSLYEWHIRVHQHADLVQLLYLHKGQAEIEIEGSVHHVEQACLQVVPALCVHGFRFSPGTQGYSLSFSAPLVAQFEQQFGRPLQVLSRAACLPVNASRGQINTLFRTLQSEYEGDGEARDMMIHSLTGALLVWLNRQSAPLPAAGGRVERKRAVIRSFNKLLERHYREHLPVSHYASVIGLSSVHLNNLCQQLHGQSALNVINQRLLLEAKRSLHYTSMTISQISDYLGFSDATYFSRFFRRYTGTSPKAFRRDEERIIVHF
- the pobA gene encoding 4-hydroxybenzoate 3-monooxygenase, with the protein product METQVVIIGAGPSGLLLGQLLHQAGISSVILERQSPDYVLGRIRAGILEQGTVDLLREAGVNQRMDAEGLVHHGVEFLFDGRRIPVPLKELTGGKTVMVYGQTEVTRDLMAAREESRGCSIYGVSNVQLFEIKGDLPYVTFEKQGETFRIDCDYIAGCDGFHGVSRHAIPKDILREYERVYPFGWLGLLADTPPVNHELIYAHHERGFVLCSQRSLTRSRYYLQVPLTDTVEAWPDERFWTELKSRLPAELGEKLVTGHSLEKSIAPLRSFVVEPMQFGRLFLVGDAAHIVPPTGAKGLNLAASDVNYLYRILRKVYHEGRTDLLETYSPMALRRVWKGERFSWFMTNLLHDFAGQNDFDRKMQQADREYYLGSQAGMTTIAENYVGLPFEEVR
- a CDS encoding GGDEF domain-containing protein, with protein sequence MSAKTWRALLKGKHQLSLRLFLLLNAISASFSMASPIYHTQPFTVPAVLVLFGSSLLLIWQLIDKQRLININLVSFSLGILWAWHIIIKNDAIPNTDASYLIIALLTILFIGSISFINNLRPFILHCLPVTLTILWLDQGEHWLRVLYSIALPGVGITIQHIIQRRNDNFTQRLMNKLLEEKEQLTDLSMIDPLTGLYNRRGFQNRLENILAAGSGNHFVLLLDIDHFKAYNDNYGHSMGDQALIRVSAAIRDAVRSRDVVTRYGGEEFMVLLTNSDADTALETAERIRLRVFDLKILHLFNEQVATNVTVSIGLAPLVDDGIDDALVMADKALYRAKNQGRNTILTSNALQAA
- the fhuF gene encoding siderophore-iron reductase FhuF produces the protein MALQSQRFIDDMLWQTPLTCALPAFADDLRDHFTLHRAWFNDFIKLNEGAPDNALTFYQWAQPATLTTLMACYADHIYRNHPQQAREGKPLKSLWAQWYLGLLVPPLLMALVTYPRALNISPEHIQVKFHETGRAESFWLDVKEDGAATDLPLRLRVEKLISEGVKPVVDALEASGDINGKLIWANTGYLINWFLGEIKGLLNDETLADLRHACFFEKQLSDGQDNPLYRTVVPRDGLLVRRTCCQRYKLPGVQGCGDCTLK
- a CDS encoding YbaK/EbsC family protein, coding for MSLQSVRQFFADHAPDIDIIELNQSTATVALAAAAHQVEPGQIAKTLSLKVKNAVILVVAKGDARLDNQKLKTAFGAKARMLSSDEVVTWTGHPVGGVCPFGLENPLTVYCDVSLKNYAEVLPAAGATHSAVRITPDRLAELTEATWVDVCL
- a CDS encoding MFS transporter, which translates into the protein MSDAKVMDVRELIDHSPLGGYQKLIVLLGFCVIALDGFDIAIMGFIAPVLKESWGVTNHELGFVISAALIGLALGAMLSGPLADRLGRKKIIINSVFFFGFWTCATAFSQNIDQMMIFRFLTGLGLGAAMPNMGTLVSEYAPEKKRSFIITVIFCGFTFGAASGGFAASWMMPNLGWHSLMVLGGVLPLLFVPLLMWKLPESVRFLVSKRAEQRRIRQIVAKLYPKAVDAATEFVIPPPSAVKKGAIEIVVSAEYRFGTLMLWLAYFMGLFLVYVLGSWLPSMVKGIGMTVAQAAVIAALYQAGGTLGSLFAGWLMDRINPHRALGLMYATGGGMTIVIGLAGESFTLLGALAFFCGSCLNGANTGMNALSASYYPTEARATGSSWMHGVGRIGAILSAFAGAEMMSLSLAFQTVFFILAVPAIITALAIFAKGRRAAERSPSPQEPPLTPALSMVERE
- a CDS encoding PTS sugar transporter subunit IIB; protein product: MKRILLCCAAGQSTSMVVNRMKQAALAQRIDVEIKAVGIEAFTDVMSGYDCCLPGPQINSRLEDFKAQAAPKQIPVTVINPMDYGMMRGDKILADALALTA
- a CDS encoding threonine/serine exporter gives rise to the protein MGIIDFVLALLHDMALAAIPAAGFALVFNVPQRALPWCALLGAVGHGSRMALMAAGVNIEWSSFVAAIVIGMIGIQWSRWYLAHPKVFTVAAVIPMFPGISAYTAMISAVKMSHFGYSEDLMILLMTNFLKASFIVGALSIGLSLPGLWLYRKHPRV